The Lycium barbarum isolate Lr01 chromosome 11, ASM1917538v2, whole genome shotgun sequence genome contains the following window.
GGTAGAATAGAACAGTAGAAGCACACCTTTTCATCAAAAAGAGATTTGAGTCGGTGACAGAGTTGTTGGCTGTAGGCCAGAAATTTTGGAACTCCGGTAAGTTCCAGAAGCGCATGAATCGTAACTGAGGGAACTCAATGCCCTCAAAAGTGTCGCTGCAAAAGTACTGTAGACTATGACAACCGCTTACCTCCAGGCTTTCGAGTCTGGAGAACAATATATTATTCTGACAGTGGATATTCAATAAATGTATCAATGAATCATAAACAGACAGGCAGAGATGTTTCAAGTTCTGAAAAGCATCGAGCAACAACTCGGTCAGCACATTCTTGGAACCATTTCCGCTTGAATGTACAAATTCACTCTTCCTCAACAGGCGGTGGATCCAATCACCCAATGGGGTGGTCTCAGTGACCTCGAGATCCATAATCATGTCGTACTTATCCATGAGTGAACTATCGAGGTAACTAAGACCTTGTTGGCCCACTTTTAGATAATATCGTGTCAACTTGGAGGAAAGGCCCAAGTTACTATAAATCACATCTCTGGAGCATTTAACTAATGTCAGTGCAGTCAATCTCGATAAGGATTCCAGCTCCCTCAAGGTAGAGTAACTACAATGTTTCACTTTCATCATAGTAGTTCCTCCAATCGAACTATTCTTGACAAGACCCCTGGTGAAATCCTTTCAAGTGCTTGATGCTCATTTCAAAACTCTAACATAATTAGATTGGTCAATTTTCCTATCTCCACTGGCAGCTCCTCTAACTGAGAATATCTGATGCTGAGAATTTCTAAAGTGACAAGTTCGCCAATAATGGATATGTCAACCAACCCTAAATTACTCAGAAATAGCGTCCTCAGATTTGATAATAACCGAAGTGATGCTGGAAAAGGCCAAATGGACTCCTCATATCCACTCAGGCGTGAGACATTGAGTTTACTCGTCGCAACAAAAAAGTTATCCTGTAATTTGAATGGCTCTTCAAGAAGTCTTAACATTAGACACTCAAGTCTTGGACAGACTATTGGTTCAGGAAGCTCATCAAATCTTTGTGCAACAATTGACATGTGACTGTATGGCTCGTAAGAAGTTCTTCTTGGGAACTCTTCCGAGTTCACATCGTGACTTACCATAAAAACATGCTTGCTCTCAAATGCAATATATATAGCCACGTCACGGACCACATCATGCATTTTGACATAATTTTTGCTCGAACCTAGGGATAAAAAGAAACGATCTTTCTGTGTTTCTAACAGATGACATACCCGCTTTCTTGCTTCTTCTATATTTTTAATTTCTGAAAAGATGCCAAGCCCCATTGCATATCTAAGTAATTCTTCAGGCCAAATATTACTATCTTCCTCGAACAAGGAACAAAGCAAAAACAGGTACCTCACTTCATCACTTTCCAAGTAATCGTAGCTTAGCTTGAGAGATTGACACACATTTTTAATCACTCCTGGGATATTTTTTGGTGTTGATACTTGTAATTGTTTAAGAGCATCCTCCCATGAAGTCTTGCTTTTACACTTTAGCACTCCTGCAACTGTAATAATTGCAAGCGGCAACCCCTTGTCTGACTGACAGTTACTTCATCAACCTTTCTTGTTTCGCCCTTTGTCTGATTTCTCAGCCAGAGTTGTTTTACCGACACCACCCATACCACATATCCCAATCATAGTAACACCCTCATGTCTCAAAGCTGTCATGAGCTCCTCCTCTTTCATTTTTCTGGATTCAAACTCCTCATCATTATTACTAGCAATAGCTTCAATTCCGACTGCAGGTGGTGCAGGATAGGAGAAATCAGCAAAACGTTTGCCTTCATCTCGAAGTTCAACCACCTCCAGTGCAATTCTCTTAGCTCTCCTGCTCAGCGCGTAAAGTGACTTCAAGTTTGGACACCAACCATAGAAGCAACCTCTTTCAACCTCAACTCTACTTCGCATTACACCTTCCAAATCTGCAGTAGTTGTATTAACACTAGTTAACAAAGCCTCAACGTTGGGTGAAATGACTTCTAAGTTTTTCCAGGCAGCCTCCACTCCTAGCTGCACTCCACTTCTGATATTATGTAGCTTCTGAGATTCATTATCCATAAACCTGATGTTCCTCTTGTAGTAAAAGAAATACCCAATCCCTCTCACAACTGGCTGCATCAAGCAATCTGTGACTTTTCCTACATACATATTAAGATCTCCATAGCTATCTTCTTAAACTACTTCTTGAAAATGTTTGCAGTAGGAATCAGTAAAAATAGCTTGAAAGTTTAGCTGAAACAAGAGTAAATGTAGTTTTCTTTGTTGAAAGCCAATCTGCAACAGAGGATTACAAAGTATGAACAAGAGGAAAAGGGGAAGGAGTGAACTTCAAGTTGACTGAAAACCAATCTCACTTAAAAAAAGCCAATCTGCGGGGTACTTTCAATAACATACAATACAAGATAAAATATTACATCCAGGTAGccatattttttaatttacatcctcatactcaattattttttatataacaGTATTTATACACACATGATATATAACATTATACGTTTACTATATACGATGATATTATAAATATATGTCATTTCAGGtcaatatttttttcaaataGACCGAGAGTGATATTTTCCCTTGTTAATATTGGATAACAAATATTTTTACAATATTTCAGAAAAAATTGGTCGTTTACGTGACCTTAAAAATTGAAATATAGaaataatatcacaatcaaaGAAAATATATACAGGTAAAACTCAGGTGTTGAGTCAAAAGATGAAAACCTTTTTCAGTACAGATGGGAAAAACGGCGTCGTATTTGAAGACCTACATTGAATTGTTGAATCAAGTGGAGTGAACAACTAAATAATACGGCAAAGGGTCAAAAGTACCCTCCACCTATTGAAGATAGGTTCATGGGgaactttctttttttcttcttgtttTAACCTTAGATTTCCAACTCAGCAAAAAAAAGAATTACTAGATATGCGGGTTTGTTTAAATATGATGTGGACTTGTGGAGTCTTTTAGGTAAGAGCAAATATGAGCTACTTTTCTATCGGCAGGGGTTATTTTGCACCCAAAAATAAATGGAGGGGATAATCATTCCATTTTCAGTAAGCTAAGGGtatttttttacccttttccctcgTAGAGGTAGTGGGAAAGCAAATGTGGACCTACGTTTAGTGGGGAGCCTAAACACTAtcccgtttcaatttgtttgaacctatttcctttttaatccGTGTCACAATTTGTTtaaacctatttcctttttaatccgtgtcaaaatgaatgacctcttttctaatttgaaaacaaattcactttatgaatgatttatagccacacaaattttcaagacttattttgaaccacaagtttcaaaagtcttccctctttcttaaatgtcatgcccagtcaaatgggatcatataaattgaaacggagggagtattaatttatACAAGAAAAGCTAGTAGTATATTTCATACAAATATATGAACTGAGTCTCAGTAGCAATtctcatattaaaaataattgagaTTTAAAAATCCTAGGTCCGCCACGGGGAAAGCGAGAAAACCTTGgggcaaaaaagggaagaaacATTTTTGTTTCTGTGAATTGATGTCGCTCTAAGGAGATAAAACAAAATGACAATGTTGTAAACAAACCAAAACTTGGGTAAAAGGAAAAGGAAACAAGAAAGAAGATACTAAACTCATTATACAAACAAAACTCTTAGGCCAGAACTGAAAACTAGCAGAACTGCTATtcaggaaaaacaaaaaaaaaatgttggctTCCATATTTTCTTCCCTGCACCCATCCTTCTGCAAAGCCGACTTGAGGACGTCACATATCAGCTGAATGATCATCATACCTCCGAATTTTTTTGCACGTACGCAAGGATCTGAAAGAACACAGAAAAGATCGTTCAAGTGGGACACTAATGGAAACATCAACAAACATAAACTTTTTAAAATAATCCAATTGGACTGATTCCTCATTTGTAGCTCCAACTCACCAGATCCTGGTTTAAAGTGCAACTGGAACTGATTCCCCCAACAGTTTCTTGCCTTTCCAAGCGTTGCAGAGGAACATTGGACCAATTGATAACTCGAGATAGCATATTTGATGCATCCCTTAAGATTGACTGGTTAATATTTCCCTTCACTGCCAGTAATTCAACATCTTTGGCTAGTGATTTTGTCTCCTGAGCAACAAGCTGCATGCAAAATATCATTATAAAAATCAACGTTGAGGCAAAACGGAAAAATGAACAGCCTGGCAGATTTTATGGAAGCAATACCTAATTGACAATATTTAGAGGCACAACCATAGAACAACAAACATGCATCATCATTATTGAGACATCAAAGTTGAATCAGAAATGCATATCCATATGATCAGAGATAAGATTGTGCAGCACCGGAAAGTTTGACCCGCATATCACTATGTTTCATATCTGTTACTGACAATGATAGTGGAAAGTATTTCTTTTCTGTTCTTAATAAAGTATGACGGAAAGGACTCTTACTTCACAGAGGTGTCCAACTGATGTGCTTGGCCTGCAGAGGAGATGGGGCATTTTCAGACTTGGTGTCGTTTGTTTGTCTAATGGAATAAGCTCTAGATGGATATTTAACTGCAAATAAGAACGGTGAATTACGGACAAATAACCATTGAAAGAACCAGACAGCTCATGAATTATGACATATATTTAGAGATGCTATAAAGAATCTAGGGCGATATCATTCTTGAATAAGATGAATAAGCATGTCTAGATAGAGAGAGATAAATACTGTccaatgccttttttttttttgatcaagtaaTGTGTTTCATTGaaaggcatcaagaagatgcaaagtTACAGGAGGCTAATTACAAAAGAACAAAAGTATAGGAAAACATTGTTTGCCCCAAAACAATGTCTCGATCAAGAACTAAAGTGCTAATAAAATCCAAAAACTGTACTGGACTAGTTACTGGGGACAGCATTGTCCAACAAAAGAGATTCACTAAACATTTAGCTAgaaaatgtataggttttgtatagtaagtataaatatacatttaatatacatataatatacataaatatacgaAATCAGCGTacaggttttgtatattttggctagcgcccGTAATTAATTTTGGCCGACggaccaaaaatgaaaaaaacccCAAGAGAGAATCTATTACCTCATGATCATTTGCTTGCGCACTTTCAAGATAATCAACTAACTTAGATAATCGAGTATTACGAGCATTTCTGCTACCACTGGCACTGCCATGTCGACTGTGGCTTCGAACACCGCCTCTTCCCCAAGTAAGTGTTTCAGGCTTCAAAGCAGGAGCAGGAGAGTTACTTAGGGTGTCTCTGGGTAGTTGTACTGCAGTAGTTTCAATGGGCCCACCGTCTGGACTCGCAGCTGAAGGAGAAGTCTGGGTGGTTGGAGCTCCTTTGCGCTTCCTGCGTTTCCTGAACTTGGTTTGTGTTCCACGCTCATCCTTAAGGGGTGAAGAATCTTTGTCCTCATCATGATCATCATTTTCACTCTCATTTGGATCAGATCGCTCAGGTTCTGTGTTGCCCTGACTGTTTCTTTTTCTTCTTGAATAAGCATTGGGATAGTTGCGAGATGTTCTTTGTGCAGAGGGAGCAGCTATGTCTTTACCACCTTTCCGCCTCTTAATTAATGCTTCAGATTGGCGTTCAGATATTTTGGCAATTTTTGATTGAATCTGTCCAACAAAACATAAGGCATGTAATGAAGTGTCAATCAGAAAGAAAAATTTATATCTACGTCCATTTTAATTACAGTTTATTTGCACAGAATACTATATTACACTAAATTGGACCATAGGATAGGCATATTACAACATCTGAAAACACCTGCTTCACAAAACATGGTAAAAAAATCTTCCATTTCATTCTCAGATTCTCAATACAAGGAAAACATAGAAAGTTGGTTTAACATGTGTCACTAGAGCACTTGGAGTCGGTCACCAACAAGCATAGACGGACACATTAAGATCTTCATTTTCTGAGAACGCAGGATGTGATTTGGCCATAGTAGGCGTCTTAGTTTccatataatattttttatagAATGACATCTTTTAGATTACTAATAAGGGGCAGAAAACAGAATGTATTACATTACAAAGAAAACATCATCAACAGATTAAGTTCTAGTAGTTCATAATATCTATCTTCAACATGCATGGACCTGTAATGACTAATATATCACCTCTGTATGTGTATTCTCTTATGTACACACAAACAAGAAGCACAAACATGCAAACAATTGCACACATATCCAATCAAGAATGAGGATTTCAGGCACTTCTTTAACTAACCTGCTCATTCAGTGCCCGTTCCTCTTCAAGAAAGACAAGTTCCTGAAACAAAAAATTCCACAAATTAGCAGACAAGTTTCATCAAAAGGGAAGAGGAACGGAATATATGCCTTAGTGGTTCtgtatttcttcttttttccttaGTGGCCCTTCTTTTTTTCGCTATACAGGGCGAGGGAAGGGGGTTTATTAAGCTGCACAATATTATCATCACGGAAATACCTCCTCTTCGTACTTCTCAACATCTGGATATATTGCCACAATTAAAGTATCAAATCCAGGATCATCTCTCAATGACCGTCGACTAGCACAATGTATGCGACAAGCAGGGCATTCATTGTTCCTGTAAAAGGGGCGATTACAAGCAAAATCTATAGTAATCTTCAGGTAATTCTTGGATTCTAAAGACTAGTTAAATCACAAAACTGTTTTAATGCATTACATACCCAAGTCTCATTGATTTATCTATGCATTCCCTGCAAAAACGGTGTTGACATCCCATCACAACCCGGGTTCTCTTGATAATACCTGTGCATGTAATGCAGACACCCAATGGTTAAAAAACTGTTGGACTCTGTGGTCTTCAACCAACATATAGCACATTAGTAATCAAATCTAGTATTAAGCAGTGGAACTTCAGTGCAGCTGTGATTTATTTTCAAACGTAGGCATTAAATGGGCAGAAAAAATGGTGGCAAGTTATCCCAGCTTGCATATGGTAGACCGTTTGGAAGGAAGACAAGCAAGATGTTTTGAAGATAAGTCTAGTAATGTGCAGAAAATCAAGATGTACTGTttatttttatttcaattttggTGTAAAGAAGAACTGGTTAAAGATGTGGATATGCTGACAGAGACTAAGCAAAAACCGAAAACAAAAACAATTGGCTCCTCATAGAGTATATGAAAAGGTATGACCTCGAATACAACTTGGTTATTGAGAAGATTATGGTCATTAAGTTGTTCGTGAAGTTAGCCAAGTCCAAAGGGTAACCAGCAAATACTGACGAAACAAAAGTAAACCAATTGAAGCCTGTATTTGGTATTTTTCCTTTTTCACGAAGGTATTTGGCAGTTTTGTTTCCCCATTCTTTAGCAGAAAACATGAAGTACTATCACTTGCTGTTtgaggagaaaaaagaaaagtttCTTTTGAAGATACTGCTGATAAGAAAGGTTCATATGATGCTCTAGCTGGAAGACATGGAAAGGATAAGAAAATGAGATTTCTCAGGTGAACTTGCTGAATAGTCGAGTAGTATTCAACTTTATGATAATAACAGGCACAAAAAATACACTTAAGAGTTTAACCCTCTGACTTAGAACTGAGGTAGAAGACAACTTCACAAGTTACCATGATAAAACTCAGGGGAGGAAGGACAGAAGCCTCATCTTGGGAAGTTCTCTCATCAAAGCTCTAAACGAAAAGTAAAGGAATTATTTTTGATATAGAACTTTCACACATTTTACACGTGTTTCAGCGGAATAAACATTTATTTTCAAGTATCCCCTTTTGTCACAAAAAAACAAACATTTAAACTCTGACATCTGTAAGATTATAGTCTGTCACACCTTGAGAGACTTCCCAGAAAAGGAAAGAGATTATAGATTTGTGGCAGTTTTCAAAATGACGTACTCCATCCGTCTCAGCAAAAGCACTCAATGCCTAGGTGCCATTGTCAGGTCAGACCAtaggaaatgggaaatgaaacgGGGTGGAGGGAGTAGGATTTCAACCAAATATCAGGTTATTTGATAGCAGACATGTATTAAAGCTGCTCTCATCCCAAGGAAATAAAAGCTACAGCTTTCAAGTCTCTAGAAAGTTTCTGCTCCACCTTGTATATAAATTCACATCAAATGAGGGTATCATCACTAGAATGACTTTGCTTTGTCATCCTTAACTTTGTCTGGCTACCTGCTCAGTTGCAGAAGGGGCTTTAGAGCCACC
Protein-coding sequences here:
- the LOC132616799 gene encoding putative E3 ubiquitin-protein ligase RING1a isoform X1 encodes the protein MPAQKRFLSNYNQDDNNNNDEINQQQRRGRKQSRRVIEEEEEQQQEEQVEEQQDEDEDEDEEQTHDDVDGDDDDKEGINQFTDDDSDGSGTDPEAFDELIAVSRSEIRTNDFDERSFFAQLFQARKDLECPICLGIIKRTRVVMGCQHRFCRECIDKSMRLGNNECPACRIHCASRRSLRDDPGFDTLIVAIYPDVEKYEEEELVFLEEERALNEQIQSKIAKISERQSEALIKRRKGGKDIAAPSAQRTSRNYPNAYSRRKRNSQGNTEPERSDPNESENDDHDEDKDSSPLKDERGTQTKFRKRRKRKGAPTTQTSPSAASPDGGPIETTAVQLPRDTLSNSPAPALKPETLTWGRGGVRSHSRHGSASGSRNARNTRLSKLVDYLESAQANDHELNIHLELIPLDKQTTPSLKMPHLLCRPSTSVGHLCELVAQETKSLAKDVELLAVKGNINQSILRDASNMLSRVINWSNVPLQRLERQETVGGISSSCTLNQDLILAYVQKNSEV
- the LOC132616799 gene encoding putative E3 ubiquitin-protein ligase RING1a isoform X2, whose product is MPAQKRFLSNYNQDDNNNNDEINQQQRRGRKQSRRVIEEEEEQQQEEQVEEQQDEDEDEDEEQTHDDVDGDDDDKEGINQFTDDDSDGSGTDPEAFDELIAVSRSEIRTNVQCPICLGIIKRTRVVMGCQHRFCRECIDKSMRLGNNECPACRIHCASRRSLRDDPGFDTLIVAIYPDVEKYEEEELVFLEEERALNEQIQSKIAKISERQSEALIKRRKGGKDIAAPSAQRTSRNYPNAYSRRKRNSQGNTEPERSDPNESENDDHDEDKDSSPLKDERGTQTKFRKRRKRKGAPTTQTSPSAASPDGGPIETTAVQLPRDTLSNSPAPALKPETLTWGRGGVRSHSRHGSASGSRNARNTRLSKLVDYLESAQANDHELNIHLELIPLDKQTTPSLKMPHLLCRPSTSVGHLCELVAQETKSLAKDVELLAVKGNINQSILRDASNMLSRVINWSNVPLQRLERQETVGGISSSCTLNQDLILAYVQKNSEV